The Rhizoctonia solani chromosome 4, complete sequence genome contains a region encoding:
- a CDS encoding histidine phosphatase family containing protein encodes MAEVKRPMPRIFLIRHGETEWSLNGRHTGRTDIPLTERGVGLIKDRAQHAVGPGKLLDPDNMCHVFISPRQRAHNTFHLLFDTYPKAPPHTVTEEVREWDYGDYEGLTSKEIHKTNPGWDIFRDGCPGGESVEEMTRRVDELIAKVREIHRLYLEEGKGRRDVLICSHGHFSRVLVSRWVGFDLCLGTHFNIEPAGISMLGYNHNNLKEPSLTGLNLYAL; translated from the exons ATGGCCGAAGTCAAACGTCCCATGCCTCGCATCTTTTTGATTCGCCAT GGTGAAACTGAATGGTCCTTGAACG GTCGCCAT ACCGGAAGAACCGACATTCCCTTGACTGAACGTGGTGTTGGTCTCATTAAGGATCGTGCGCAGCATGCTGTTGGCCCAGGGA AGCTTCTGGACCCAGACAACATGTGCCACGTCTTTATTTCTCCTCGTCAACGCGCACACAACACCTTCCATCTGTTATTCGACACGTATCCCAAGGCGCCACCACATACTGTGACCGAAGAGGTTCGCGAATGGGACTATGGCGACTACGAGGGTCTTACTTCCAAGGAGATTCACAAAACCAATCCGGGTTGGGATATCTTTAGGGATG GTTGCCCAGGAGGCGAGAGCGTTGAAGAGATGACAAGGCGCGTGGATGAGCTGATTGCCAAGGTCCGTGAGATCCATAGGTTGTATTTGGAAGAAGGTAAAGGTCGGCGTGATGTATTGATTTGCAGCCATG GACACTTCTCCCGCGTCCTTGTCTCTCGCTGGGTTGGGTTCGATTTGTGTTTGGGAACTCACTTTAACATTGAGCCAGCTGGTATTTCAATGTTGGGTTACAATCACAACAACTTGAAGGAGCCAAGTTTGACTGGCCTCAACTTGTATGCGCTATGA